A single region of the Gammaproteobacteria bacterium genome encodes:
- a CDS encoding flotillin family protein, with translation MDTLLTFSWFPPVIIVLAVLVVVALILWVSGVVRYIPNDRIGVVEKLWSAKGSVQSGLLALHGEAGFQPDLRRGGFHFFTPFQYRVHIQSMVSVTQGKIGYVFARDGVDLPAGQTLAENSKVSDFRDVRSFLQGGGQKGPQRKVLREGTHIINPALFVVMTQEATYSASLDEKEKAYYNQMRGVLDEREGFTPVVIKEVKGAHDSDQLAIVTVQDGPGLSKDELLAPDVGDDHNSFQEPEKFLAAGGKRGRQERVLVEGTYYINRLFATVEFIKKTIIPVGSVGVVVSYTGRRGEDVSGREYSHGELVENGYRGVWRDPLMPGKYAFNTYAGKIELVPTTNFVLMWKSGESGSSFDSNLREITLITKDAFEPQLPLSVVVHIDYRKAPMVVQRFGNIAQLVEQTLDPMVSSYFKNISQTKTFIELIQSRSELQTNASTDMKERFLTYSLEFQEVLIGTPRPQTGDTKIENIMAQLRDRQIAREQVETFAQKQIAADKERELNEAEQRAAKQKELTGSLVDISIKENQGAANVKAAEKRRQEIEALAHAEKFKQEMEGAGRASAVKAVGEAEAAAIKAKSEALQGEGADKQLMQTVMLRLAEAFETSKVPLVPQIQMGGSGEANAFANLLSLMSSLKANELSQTLKPGAKPSA, from the coding sequence ATGGATACGCTTCTAACGTTTAGCTGGTTTCCGCCGGTGATCATCGTGTTGGCGGTACTTGTCGTCGTCGCGTTGATTTTGTGGGTGTCTGGCGTGGTGCGGTATATCCCGAACGATCGCATCGGCGTCGTCGAGAAATTGTGGAGCGCCAAGGGTTCGGTACAGAGCGGGCTGCTGGCGCTTCACGGTGAGGCCGGCTTCCAGCCGGATCTTCGGCGCGGCGGTTTTCATTTCTTTACGCCATTCCAATACCGCGTGCATATTCAATCGATGGTATCGGTCACGCAGGGCAAGATCGGTTACGTGTTCGCTCGCGATGGCGTCGATCTGCCGGCCGGCCAAACCTTGGCCGAGAACTCCAAGGTTTCGGACTTCCGCGACGTGCGCAGCTTTCTTCAAGGCGGCGGCCAAAAAGGCCCGCAACGCAAAGTGCTGCGCGAAGGCACGCATATCATCAATCCGGCGTTGTTCGTGGTCATGACGCAGGAGGCGACCTATTCGGCGTCGTTGGATGAGAAGGAGAAGGCGTACTACAACCAAATGCGCGGCGTGCTCGACGAGCGCGAAGGGTTCACGCCGGTAGTGATAAAAGAAGTGAAGGGCGCGCACGATTCCGACCAGCTCGCCATCGTTACCGTCCAAGACGGACCGGGATTGTCCAAAGACGAGTTGCTGGCGCCCGATGTCGGCGACGACCACAATTCGTTTCAAGAGCCGGAGAAATTTCTGGCGGCCGGCGGTAAGCGCGGTCGTCAGGAGCGCGTGCTGGTGGAAGGCACGTATTACATCAACCGTCTGTTCGCCACCGTCGAATTCATCAAGAAGACCATCATCCCCGTGGGCAGCGTCGGTGTCGTCGTGTCGTATACCGGTCGCCGCGGTGAGGATGTCTCCGGCAGGGAATACAGCCATGGTGAATTGGTCGAGAACGGTTACCGCGGCGTTTGGCGCGATCCGCTGATGCCGGGAAAATATGCGTTTAACACCTACGCCGGCAAGATCGAGCTGGTGCCGACGACCAACTTCGTATTGATGTGGAAATCGGGCGAAAGCGGTTCAAGTTTCGATTCGAACCTGCGCGAAATCACGCTCATCACCAAGGACGCGTTCGAGCCGCAGTTGCCGTTGTCGGTGGTAGTGCATATCGACTATCGCAAAGCACCGATGGTGGTGCAGCGTTTCGGCAACATCGCGCAGCTAGTCGAGCAGACGCTCGACCCGATGGTGTCGTCGTATTTCAAGAATATTTCCCAGACCAAGACCTTCATCGAATTGATCCAGTCGCGCAGCGAGCTACAGACCAACGCCTCGACCGACATGAAGGAACGGTTCCTGACGTACTCGCTGGAATTCCAAGAAGTGCTGATCGGCACACCGCGGCCGCAGACCGGCGATACCAAGATCGAAAACATCATGGCGCAGCTGCGCGACCGCCAAATCGCCCGCGAACAAGTCGAGACCTTCGCCCAAAAGCAAATCGCCGCCGACAAAGAACGCGAGCTGAACGAAGCCGAGCAACGCGCCGCCAAGCAGAAAGAGCTGACCGGTTCGTTGGTCGATATTTCGATCAAAGAAAACCAAGGCGCCGCTAACGTCAAAGCTGCCGAGAAGCGACGCCAGGAAATCGAAGCGCTGGCACACGCGGAAAAATTCAAACAAGAAATGGAAGGCGCCGGCCGCGCGTCCGCCGTTAAAGCCGTCGGCGAAGCGGAGGCCGCCGCCATCAAGGCCAAATCCGAGGCGTTGCAAGGCGAGGGTGCCGACAAGCAGCTGATGCAAACGGTAATGCTCAGACTGGCCGAGGCGTTCGAGACATCGAAGGTGCCGTTGGTGCCGCAGATTCAAATGGGCGGCAGTGGTGAGGCGAATGCCTTTGCGAACTTGCTGTCGTTGATGAGTTCGCTTAAGGCGAATGAGTTGTCGCAAACGTTGAAACCGGGGGCGAAGCCTTCAGCGTGA
- a CDS encoding DUF4870 domain-containing protein: MGDRYDDLARLNELRLKGALTEEEYQAEKQKVLANPGTTAGGSYWGMEENQFAMLMHLAQFANFLLPFAGLILPIVMWSTYKEKSPLIDANGRNIINWLISATIYCVGAFVVCWTIIGLVIGIPVLFAIAIMSVVFTIIGAVKANKGEAWKYPLSIKFL; encoded by the coding sequence ATGGGCGACCGCTACGACGATCTAGCTCGACTCAACGAGCTGCGGCTAAAGGGAGCGTTGACGGAGGAGGAATACCAGGCCGAGAAACAAAAGGTATTGGCCAATCCGGGCACCACAGCCGGTGGCAGCTATTGGGGGATGGAAGAAAATCAATTCGCGATGCTGATGCATCTTGCGCAGTTTGCTAACTTCTTGCTTCCGTTCGCCGGATTGATCCTGCCGATCGTGATGTGGTCGACCTACAAGGAAAAGTCGCCGCTGATCGATGCCAACGGCCGCAATATCATCAATTGGCTCATCAGTGCGACTATCTATTGCGTCGGCGCGTTCGTGGTTTGCTGGACGATCATTGGCCTAGTCATCGGCATTCCGGTCCTGTTCGCCATCGCTATTATGAGCGTGGTGTTCACGATCATCGGTGCGGTGAAAGCGAATAAAGGCGAGGCGTGGAAGTATCCGTTGTCGATTAAATTTCTGTAG
- a CDS encoding metal-dependent hydrolase, producing MPTILSHPAVPFALGLGLGTKIIPRPLLAAGMVASILPDLDVIAFRIGVPYASQFGHRGFSHSLLFAFAVALLGAGALLALRIRFNRAFWFLFLATASHGILDACTNGGLGIAFLWPWSNERFFLPYRVIEVSPLSMSRFLSHRGHNVILSELLWVWAPCLLIGATMMLVRWKIAKPSA from the coding sequence ATGCCCACCATTCTTTCTCATCCCGCCGTTCCGTTCGCGCTCGGATTAGGTCTGGGAACAAAGATTATTCCGCGGCCGTTGCTCGCGGCCGGTATGGTGGCGTCGATATTGCCCGATCTCGATGTGATCGCGTTCCGCATCGGCGTCCCCTACGCCTCTCAATTCGGGCACCGCGGCTTTAGCCATTCGCTGCTGTTCGCGTTCGCCGTTGCTTTGTTAGGTGCTGGCGCATTGCTCGCGCTCCGCATTCGCTTTAATCGCGCTTTTTGGTTCTTGTTCTTGGCAACGGCGTCTCACGGAATACTCGATGCTTGCACTAACGGCGGGCTCGGGATTGCGTTCTTATGGCCATGGTCCAATGAGCGATTTTTTCTGCCGTATCGAGTGATTGAAGTCTCGCCGCTCAGTATGTCGCGCTTTCTCTCCCATCGCGGTCACAACGTCATCCTGTCGGAGTTATTGTGGGTCTGGGCGCCTTGCTTGCTGATCGGAGCGACGATGATGCTAGTGCGGTGGAAAATTGCGAAGCCTTCCGCATGA
- a CDS encoding MGMT family protein — translation MKNRNERVYAVVRRIPRGYVATYGQIAAIAGLGRMARQVGYALYGLPNNTTIPWHRVINARGEISCRRELGPEFEQRVRLELEGVQFDGRGRVSLQRFGWHPRRSAKKKR, via the coding sequence ATGAAAAATAGGAACGAGCGCGTATACGCCGTCGTCCGGCGAATCCCTCGCGGATACGTGGCGACCTACGGCCAGATTGCGGCAATCGCGGGACTCGGCCGAATGGCGCGTCAGGTCGGCTACGCGCTGTATGGGTTGCCGAATAACACGACTATTCCGTGGCACCGCGTTATCAACGCCCGCGGCGAAATCAGTTGTCGCCGCGAACTCGGTCCGGAATTCGAGCAGCGCGTGCGTCTGGAGCTGGAAGGTGTGCAATTTGACGGGCGTGGTCGCGTGTCGCTGCAGCGTTTTGGTTGGCATCCGCGACGCTCTGCGAAAAAGAAGCGATAA
- a CDS encoding YihY/virulence factor BrkB family protein, translating to MQILDPKLKQILTHPGAFALRTLKSFRANQGLLLAGAVAYYALLSIVPLTILAVIALSHFLDQAELLQTVRRYLEMLLPGEATSIVGELTNFLVHRDVISWPLLITMIFFSSLGFTVLENAMSVIFLHRVAVRRRHFLVSALLPYCYILCLGVGLLLVTIVATSLQTIGYESVDFLGRSWSLRGVSGALLYLLGVSGEIFVLTSIYRVMPVGQLSIRHALIGGVTAALLWEIARHLLVWYFARMSQVGVVYGSLTTAIVVLLSLEIAATLVLLGAQVISEYERIDEGRENVPTQPLRTG from the coding sequence ATGCAGATCCTCGATCCAAAGCTCAAACAGATACTGACGCACCCCGGCGCGTTCGCGCTGCGAACGCTCAAGAGTTTTCGCGCTAACCAGGGGTTGCTCTTGGCCGGCGCCGTCGCCTATTACGCGCTGTTGTCCATCGTTCCGCTGACCATCCTCGCCGTCATCGCCCTGTCGCACTTTCTCGATCAGGCGGAGCTGCTGCAAACCGTGCGCCGTTATCTGGAGATGTTGCTGCCCGGAGAGGCGACATCCATCGTCGGCGAGCTCACGAACTTTCTCGTGCATCGCGATGTCATTAGCTGGCCGCTCTTGATAACGATGATTTTTTTCAGCTCGCTCGGCTTCACCGTGTTGGAAAATGCGATGTCGGTAATCTTTCTACACCGCGTGGCCGTTCGCCGGCGTCATTTTCTGGTGTCGGCGTTGCTGCCATATTGCTACATCCTGTGCCTCGGTGTCGGTCTGTTGCTCGTAACCATCGTTGCCACCAGCTTACAGACCATCGGTTATGAAAGCGTCGACTTCCTCGGGCGCAGTTGGTCGCTGCGCGGTGTGTCCGGCGCGCTGCTGTATCTGCTCGGCGTCAGCGGCGAAATTTTCGTGCTCACCTCCATCTACCGGGTAATGCCGGTCGGCCAACTGTCGATACGGCATGCGCTGATCGGCGGCGTTACCGCCGCGCTGCTGTGGGAGATCGCGCGCCATTTGCTCGTCTGGTATTTCGCGCGCATGTCGCAGGTCGGGGTTGTCTATGGATCGCTAACGACGGCGATTGTCGTTCTGCTGAGCTTGGAGATCGCGGCAACGTTGGTGCTGCTCGGTGCGCAGGTTATCTCCGAGTACGAGCGCATTGACGAAGGTCGGGAAAATGTACCGACGCAACCGTTGCGTACCGGCTAA
- a CDS encoding discoidin domain-containing protein → MTRSGFTLLLPFAAVLSLFNLPALAAQPVPITAVSASRHDGNVPADTLDNNFDTRWSAAGDGQWIRFDLGSIKKINALAIGFFKGNTRHTRFDLGVSADGKTWSTVFSGQSNGTTLAQETFGFIPVQARYVRYVGHGNDTSDPNVGQWNSLTEVDIYAVAQVPAAPTDLTADAGNARVNLAWSAATGADAYNIKRATVRQGPYSNINSGQAATNFADVGVTNGVSYYYVVAAVNGAGESVNSAPVAATPRDATSEIVVRVVTASSDDGNVPANTIDNDVATRWSAVGDGQWIQFDFGQMTTIGSAKIGFYNGDQRKARFDLAVSADGVSWTVVDRGESSGVTREIEGFDFADVDARYLRYIGHGNSVNDWNSLTEVNLYAPGLVDTTAPSVTLPAPANNTTVQGTVSMEAAAWDDVGVTRVEFLLDGRSLGADVTPPYTYRWDTASASVGNHRLSANAYDAAGRMTSSAIVAVSVARVTPPDPSSCALPAYPTPSCTGVPAGTALTTINGDVTLSTPGQVFENKRVTGSITVAADGVVIRNSEVYGEIGNWNGGNPFRYTVTDSTIGPPSGCNSTSAVGAGRFTAKRLYIRNTSDGFRISHNDVTIEDSFVILCSSPGDHSDGIQGYEAGINNVIRHNTIDQRLAEDSTSNVFMANESKQAELYDNLFMGGGYTIRVHDGGGSRYIVRGNRVVDGSWSYGPSYVSCSVTQWSDNRLVTIDANYKVTALNNEFAPSCD, encoded by the coding sequence ATGACCCGCTCCGGCTTCACGTTACTCCTGCCGTTTGCCGCGGTATTGTCGCTGTTTAATCTGCCTGCATTGGCGGCACAACCGGTGCCCATCACCGCGGTCAGTGCCAGTCGTCACGATGGCAATGTGCCGGCGGACACGCTCGATAATAATTTCGACACACGCTGGTCAGCGGCTGGCGATGGCCAGTGGATCCGATTCGATCTGGGGTCGATCAAAAAGATCAATGCCTTGGCGATCGGTTTCTTTAAAGGAAACACGCGGCATACGCGGTTCGATCTGGGTGTCTCGGCGGACGGCAAGACCTGGTCGACCGTATTCAGCGGGCAGAGCAATGGCACGACGCTGGCACAGGAGACGTTTGGCTTTATTCCCGTGCAAGCGCGGTATGTCAGATATGTCGGCCACGGAAACGACACTAGCGATCCGAACGTCGGTCAATGGAATAGTTTGACCGAAGTCGATATCTACGCCGTGGCGCAGGTTCCGGCAGCGCCCACAGATCTCACCGCCGATGCCGGCAATGCGCGCGTCAATCTTGCGTGGTCGGCGGCTACGGGTGCCGATGCTTACAACATTAAACGCGCCACCGTTCGCCAAGGTCCGTACAGCAACATCAACAGCGGGCAAGCGGCAACGAACTTTGCCGATGTCGGCGTTACCAATGGGGTTAGCTATTACTACGTCGTCGCCGCCGTGAACGGCGCCGGCGAAAGCGTCAACTCGGCGCCGGTGGCAGCCACGCCGCGCGATGCGACCTCGGAGATCGTGGTGCGGGTGGTCACGGCTAGCAGCGATGACGGCAATGTTCCCGCCAATACGATCGATAACGATGTCGCCACGCGTTGGTCGGCGGTCGGCGATGGTCAGTGGATACAGTTCGATTTCGGCCAGATGACGACGATCGGCTCGGCCAAAATCGGCTTTTACAACGGCGATCAGCGCAAAGCGCGATTCGATCTTGCGGTATCGGCCGATGGCGTTAGCTGGACGGTCGTCGATCGCGGCGAAAGCAGCGGAGTGACGCGCGAGATCGAAGGTTTCGATTTCGCCGATGTCGACGCCCGTTATCTGCGTTACATCGGTCATGGCAATAGCGTCAATGATTGGAACAGTCTGACCGAAGTGAACCTCTATGCGCCCGGCCTGGTCGACACCACCGCGCCGTCGGTAACGCTGCCAGCGCCGGCCAATAACACGACGGTTCAAGGAACGGTATCGATGGAAGCCGCGGCCTGGGACGATGTCGGCGTCACCCGCGTTGAGTTCTTACTCGACGGTCGTTCGCTCGGTGCCGATGTCACGCCGCCGTACACTTACCGCTGGGACACCGCCAGCGCCAGTGTCGGTAACCATAGGCTCAGCGCAAATGCTTACGATGCGGCCGGGCGCATGACGTCGAGCGCGATAGTCGCGGTATCGGTAGCACGCGTGACACCCCCAGACCCGAGTTCGTGCGCGTTACCGGCGTATCCGACACCGAGCTGCACCGGCGTGCCGGCGGGCACGGCGCTGACGACGATCAACGGCGATGTCACGCTATCGACGCCGGGCCAAGTCTTCGAAAACAAACGTGTCACCGGCAGTATTACCGTCGCTGCCGATGGCGTCGTTATTCGTAATAGCGAGGTCTACGGCGAGATTGGCAATTGGAATGGCGGCAATCCGTTCCGGTACACCGTGACCGACAGCACGATCGGGCCGCCGTCCGGATGTAACAGCACGAGCGCCGTCGGTGCCGGCCGGTTTACCGCCAAACGTTTGTACATTCGTAATACGAGTGACGGATTCCGTATTTCACACAACGATGTGACCATCGAAGATTCATTCGTCATCCTCTGTTCCAGTCCAGGCGATCACTCCGATGGCATACAAGGGTACGAGGCCGGGATCAATAACGTCATTCGCCACAACACCATCGACCAGCGCCTTGCAGAAGATTCGACGTCGAACGTATTCATGGCCAACGAATCGAAGCAAGCCGAGTTATACGACAACTTGTTTATGGGCGGCGGTTACACCATTCGTGTGCACGACGGCGGTGGCAGTCGTTATATCGTTCGCGGTAATCGAGTGGTAGACGGCAGTTGGTCTTATGGCCCTTCCTATGTGAGCTGCAGCGTCACGCAATGGTCGGATAATCGATTAGTGACGATCGATGCGAACTACAAGGTGACCGCGCTTAACAACGAGTTTGCACCGTCGTGCGATTGA
- a CDS encoding class I SAM-dependent methyltransferase yields MTHAQNPPSPTLIDSSKGAAVYTKPVLGLYDLFILGLSSSFIWQCPSRRVLDLYNQHVTDKHLDVGVGTGYFLDRCRFPTTTPTIALLDLNPNCLQASAHRIRRYRPSCHVVDVLQPIDIDDADFGSIGINYLLHCLPGNLKTKSAAFAHLKPLLADGGVIFGSTILGEGVKRHRLANKLMRVYNAKGIFGNAGDRLEDLEAALKQHFGNWSIRVEGCVALFSASK; encoded by the coding sequence ATGACTCATGCGCAGAATCCGCCGTCGCCGACATTGATAGATTCCAGCAAAGGCGCCGCCGTCTATACGAAACCGGTGTTGGGCTTGTACGACTTGTTCATTCTTGGGCTTTCGAGCTCCTTCATTTGGCAATGCCCATCGCGCCGGGTGCTCGATCTTTATAACCAGCACGTCACCGACAAGCATTTAGACGTCGGCGTCGGCACCGGCTACTTTCTCGATCGTTGCCGATTTCCAACGACGACACCGACCATCGCCCTGCTCGACCTTAACCCCAATTGCCTGCAAGCCTCCGCCCACCGCATCCGCCGCTATCGCCCGTCGTGCCACGTCGTCGACGTGCTGCAACCGATCGATATCGACGATGCCGACTTCGGCTCGATCGGCATCAACTACCTACTCCACTGCCTACCCGGCAATCTAAAAACGAAGAGCGCCGCCTTCGCTCACCTAAAACCGCTGCTGGCAGACGGCGGCGTGATATTCGGCTCGACAATCTTGGGCGAAGGCGTCAAGCGCCATCGGCTGGCAAACAAGCTCATGCGCGTTTACAACGCCAAGGGCATCTTCGGCAACGCCGGCGATCGGCTCGAAGATCTCGAAGCGGCACTCAAGCAACACTTCGGGAACTGGTCGATTCGCGTTGAGGGTTGTGTCGCACTGTTTAGCGCGAGCAAGTGA